A window of Elusimicrobiota bacterium contains these coding sequences:
- the rpsK gene encoding 30S ribosomal protein S11, protein MADQPEAKKDAAKAAAKPAAKAPATAPKGKKKIWRDIVNARVYIQSSFNNTIVNITDERGNAIVWATAGSAGFKGTKKGTPFAAQVTADAAAKKAVALGVKSVSVFVKGPGSGRETAIRALQAAGLVVTSIKDVTPIPHDGCRPPKARRV, encoded by the coding sequence ATGGCTGATCAACCCGAAGCGAAGAAAGACGCCGCCAAAGCCGCGGCCAAACCGGCCGCCAAAGCCCCGGCGACCGCCCCCAAAGGCAAGAAAAAGATTTGGCGGGACATCGTCAACGCGCGCGTGTACATTCAATCGTCCTTCAACAACACGATCGTCAACATCACCGACGAGCGCGGCAACGCCATTGTCTGGGCCACGGCGGGCAGCGCCGGGTTCAAGGGCACCAAGAAGGGAACGCCTTTCGCGGCGCAGGTCACCGCGGACGCCGCCGCCAAAAAAGCGGTCGCGCTCGGCGTGAAAAGCGTTTCCGTGTTCGTCAAAGGTCCGGGGTCGGGTCGGGAAACCGCCATCCGGGCGCTTCAAGCCGCGGGCTTGGTGGTGACTTCCATCAAAGACGTGACTCCCATTCCCCACGACGGTTGCCGGCCTCCCAAGGCCCGCCGCGTCTAA
- the rpsM gene encoding 30S ribosomal protein S13: MARVAGIDLPKQKRVDVALRYLYGIGAHRSLLICGETGVNPSTRVKDLTEAEVNKINTELTKNYKVEGDLRREINGTIRRLIEIGSYRGSRHRRNLPARGQRTKSNARTRRGRRRTVGSAKPGTTAAPATAAAK, translated from the coding sequence ATGGCTCGCGTCGCGGGAATCGATCTTCCCAAACAAAAGCGCGTTGATGTCGCGCTGCGGTATCTCTACGGCATCGGGGCCCACCGCTCCCTTCTCATCTGCGGGGAGACCGGGGTCAATCCGTCGACCCGGGTCAAAGATTTGACCGAGGCGGAAGTCAACAAGATCAACACCGAGTTGACCAAGAACTACAAAGTGGAAGGCGATTTGCGCCGGGAAATCAACGGCACCATCCGCCGCCTCATCGAAATCGGTTCCTACCGCGGCTCGCGGCACCGGCGCAACCTGCCGGCCCGGGGCCAACGAACGAAATCGAACGCGCGCACCCGGCGCGGGCGACGGCGCACCGTCGGCTCCGCGAAGCCCGGCACCACCGCCGCCCCGGCCACCGCCGCGGCGAAATAG
- the rpmJ gene encoding 50S ribosomal protein L36 has protein sequence MKVRASVKPICDKCRVQRRHRKLYILCSNPRHKQRQG, from the coding sequence ATGAAAGTTCGTGCGTCCGTGAAACCGATTTGCGACAAGTGCCGCGTTCAGCGTCGGCACCGGAAGCTTTACATTCTTTGTTCCAACCCGCGCCACAAGCAGCGGCAAGGTTAA
- the infA gene encoding translation initiation factor IF-1 translates to MAKEEKIEVEGRVLEALPNAMFRLEIEGGHKVLAHISGKMRMHYIKILPGDKVKVELSPYDLTRGRITYREK, encoded by the coding sequence ATGGCCAAAGAAGAAAAAATCGAAGTGGAAGGTCGCGTTCTCGAAGCGTTGCCGAACGCCATGTTCCGTCTGGAAATCGAAGGCGGGCACAAGGTGTTGGCGCACATTTCGGGAAAAATGCGCATGCATTACATCAAAATTTTGCCCGGCGACAAGGTCAAGGTGGAATTGTCCCCCTACGACCTGACCCGGGGCCGCATCACCTACAGGGAGAAATAA
- the map gene encoding type I methionyl aminopeptidase, with the protein MRRAGALAGKALAEAGRAVAPGVTTKELDRIAEKAIRAEGGIPTFVGYRGYPASICASINEEVVHGIPSAQRVLKEGDIVGIDVGATLDGFVGDTAATFAVGRVDPAWTDLLNATAESLERGIAQARVGNRLGDISHAIQAVADARGYGVVRDFVGHGIGRQMHEEPAVPNYGTAGTGLRLEAGLVLALEPMFNLGTHKVRVLSDGWTVITDDRRPSAHFEHTVAITADGPEVLTRTASPAAKR; encoded by the coding sequence ATGCGGCGGGCGGGCGCCTTGGCGGGAAAAGCCCTGGCGGAAGCGGGGCGCGCGGTGGCCCCCGGCGTCACGACGAAAGAGTTGGACCGGATCGCCGAAAAGGCGATCCGCGCGGAAGGCGGGATCCCGACCTTTGTGGGCTACCGGGGCTACCCCGCCAGCATCTGCGCCTCGATCAACGAGGAAGTGGTGCACGGCATCCCGAGCGCCCAGCGCGTCCTGAAAGAGGGCGACATCGTCGGGATCGACGTGGGCGCCACCCTGGACGGATTTGTGGGGGACACGGCCGCCACCTTCGCGGTGGGGCGGGTGGACCCCGCGTGGACGGATCTTTTGAACGCGACGGCGGAGTCCCTGGAACGGGGCATCGCCCAGGCCCGGGTCGGCAATCGGTTGGGGGACATCTCCCACGCGATTCAGGCCGTGGCCGACGCCCGGGGCTACGGCGTGGTGCGGGATTTTGTGGGCCACGGCATCGGGCGGCAAATGCACGAGGAGCCCGCGGTGCCCAATTACGGAACGGCCGGCACCGGCCTGCGGCTGGAAGCGGGGCTGGTCCTGGCGCTGGAGCCCATGTTCAACCTGGGCACGCACAAAGTGCGCGTCTTGAGCGACGGCTGGACGGTGATCACCGACGACCGGCGGCCCTCGGCCCATTTCGAGCACACGGTGGCGATCACCGCGGACGGGCCGGAAGTGCTGACGCGGACCGCGAGTCCGGCGGCGAAACGGTAG
- a CDS encoding adenylate kinase: MNIVLLGAPGSGKGTQAKPLSARYGVPHISTGDIFRHEMATSSDLGLKVQQYVSSGRLVPDELVLEIVTARLAAADCAPGFILDGFPRTVSQAEGLDAFLNGAHRTLDKVLYMDLSEKEVVQRLSSRRSCPKCGKVYNLLTQAPRRGDVCDVEGEKILQREDDRPDTVEKRLVVYNNLTEPLISYYRGLGVLEKISAAQSVADVQRSIFALLDALPKA; encoded by the coding sequence ATGAACATCGTCCTGTTGGGCGCCCCCGGTTCGGGAAAAGGCACCCAGGCCAAACCGCTTTCCGCCCGCTACGGCGTGCCGCACATTTCCACGGGGGACATTTTCCGCCACGAGATGGCGACCTCCTCGGACCTGGGCCTCAAGGTGCAGCAGTACGTGAGCTCCGGCCGCCTGGTGCCCGACGAGCTGGTGCTGGAGATCGTCACGGCCCGTCTGGCCGCGGCGGATTGCGCGCCCGGCTTCATCCTGGACGGCTTTCCCCGAACGGTGTCCCAGGCCGAAGGGTTGGACGCTTTCCTGAACGGCGCCCACCGCACCCTGGACAAGGTTCTTTACATGGATTTGTCGGAAAAAGAAGTGGTCCAGCGCCTCTCCAGCCGCCGCTCCTGCCCGAAATGCGGGAAGGTCTACAACCTGCTCACCCAGGCGCCCCGTCGGGGCGACGTCTGCGACGTGGAAGGCGAAAAGATCCTCCAGCGGGAGGACGACCGCCCCGACACCGTCGAGAAGCGCCTGGTGGTGTACAACAATTTGACCGAGCCCCTGATTTCCTATTACCGGGGCCTCGGGGTGTTGGAGAAGATTTCGGCCGCCCAGTCGGTGGCGGACGTTCAGCGGTCCATTTTCGCCCTGTTGGACGCTCTGCCCAAGGCGTGA